ACCACGCCCTCTTGTAAATTCATTACCCGCGTGCCGCTGGCGTCATACGCCTTCATCAAGGACTCGCTGTCGTGAATCGCTGTGACACCGACCCACGCACCCCCATCGTACGGTTTCATAAACAGCGGATAGCCGATCTGATCGCCAATACTGGGTAAGTCAAACATCTTTGCGTAGCGCTGCAGTGTCGGCTCCAGGTCTTCGGAATTCTCATAGGCCTTCGGCGGTATCAGCCATGTACGGGGAATTGGAAAACCAAGTCGCATCATGGCGCAGTAAGAGGTCTGTTTTTCCATGGACTGCAGCGTCCAAGGGCTATTAAACACGTACAAATCGTTTATTAATATGGCCTTCTTTATCCACTCGCGCGAGGTGTGATACCAATGAGTCAGCCGATCGATTACCACGTCATACTTGCACGGCTGCATCAGATCAAATGGCTCGATGGCCACACGCTCGCTCTCAAACGACAGCGTGTTCTTTCCAATCTTGATCGACAAATCCAGCTCTTTGAGCAGCGACTCGTAACAGATGGGCCAGCAAATATCAGCACCCAACGACAAACCGATATAGCGAGTTTCTTTTGGCATAACGATCACAATCCGTGGTCAGCAACAGCGATTACTATAGCAGGACAACATGACGTTCGCGTACTTTGTCGACTCTATTCGTAAACCATCCAGCCGGGACCCGGCATGATCCACGACAAACCCGTGCGAAGGCGATCCCGCCAGTTTTCCCAGTTGTGTGCGTCGCGGGCTTCCTCAAACCGCACGTCGACGTTCTTTGACTGTAAATGCGGGACCATTGAGCGGTTCTCATAAATCAACGACTCATACACACCGCAACTCATGTAGACCCGCCGCACAGGTCGTGTGGCATCCTCGCGAAACGCGTTTACAAACGCCACAACCGGATCAAACACTTCGCCTCGCCGATGACGACCAATGTCGCTAAAAGCAAACGATCCTGACTGCAACAGCAAGGAACCGAAGAGATCCGGGTACTGCCAGGCCACGTGCAACGATGCGACACCACCAAAACTAGCCCCCATGACGCATCGCGATTCAACCTCTGGAAGCAGCGGATACTGTTCGGTTAAAAAAGGCAGCAGCTCTTTAGCGACAAACGTGGCGTGGGGTGAATAGCCGGCATACTCCCGAATGCGATCGGGCGACTGGATCAGTGCCACGACCATTGGGGGTATTTCTAATTTATGTGTCAGATTGTCCAGGACGTTCTTGAAATCGGCATACCGCAAGTAATCGATACCATCGTGCACGATCAAAAGTGGATAGCGACGATTCTCACGGAACGTGGCCGGCAAGTACACTTGAAATTCACGTTCCTCGCCAAACGCCTCGCTGTTTATTCGATTGACATGCAAAGATCCCTTGCGCGACTCCTCGCTGTAGAGTGACCACGCGGGTCGTTTATAGCCCGCGCCGCGGCACACTGAGTTTGCACCAAATGGGTCGCGCGCTGTGACCGGATTAAGCGGATCGAGTATCAACTCGTTTTGACCACTACGCGAAACGTCGAGTTTGTACTCGATGCGCGAGCCTTTGGGCAACTGCATTGTCGCCGCCCAAAGATCGGTTCCTTCCAGCGACTCAAATGGCTGCGCGGTATCGAGCCCAGAAATCCAACAGCGTACGTAAACCGCATCAGCCGCACCGCGAAACACAAACGTTACGCTATCGCCGTCGATAAGCGGAAACGTCGTTCGGCGAATCCACTTATCGATTTTGGTGGTCGAAGGTGGCTTGCCGGCCAGTAGTTTCTCGAGCTCGCGATTCATGCGCGCTTGGCCAGTGCGTTGACAGGTGACAAGTTGCCGTCTCGCGAAAAGGTGTTAACCGCAATGCTGTCGGTATATCGACCGTCTTCAACCTGTATTAACGAACCGCTATCGAGCGTTAGACAAACGGCCGGCGAAAATCGACGGCTAAACAAACCAATGTGCGCTGCGCGTCCCGTGTCGAGTCGATTGCGCGCATCAGGTAGCAACACAATCTCCGGCAGCACACCCAATCCGCGACTAATAATCTCTGGTTCGCG
This Pseudomonadota bacterium DNA region includes the following protein-coding sequences:
- a CDS encoding alpha/beta hydrolase-fold protein, with translation MNRELEKLLAGKPPSTTKIDKWIRRTTFPLIDGDSVTFVFRGAADAVYVRCWISGLDTAQPFESLEGTDLWAATMQLPKGSRIEYKLDVSRSGQNELILDPLNPVTARDPFGANSVCRGAGYKRPAWSLYSEESRKGSLHVNRINSEAFGEEREFQVYLPATFRENRRYPLLIVHDGIDYLRYADFKNVLDNLTHKLEIPPMVVALIQSPDRIREYAGYSPHATFVAKELLPFLTEQYPLLPEVESRCVMGASFGGVASLHVAWQYPDLFGSLLLQSGSFAFSDIGRHRRGEVFDPVVAFVNAFREDATRPVRRVYMSCGVYESLIYENRSMVPHLQSKNVDVRFEEARDAHNWENWRDRLRTGLSWIMPGPGWMVYE